From the Mycobacterium noviomagense genome, the window GTCGGCCGCTGTTTGGCGACTCGCGGCGGGCCGGATGGTTGGCTCTCGACCGCGCAACACATTTGGTTCAGCAAGGCGCTAGTCTTCAGCGTGGTGTTCGTAGTCCCATCGCTCGAGTCGCGCCTGCAACTTCAGCAGCCCAAGTCCGGCGAGTAGCGCGCCCACTGACACGCAGACCGCGAACAACGGACTCACACACGACAAATCGGTGTCCGTCCAGGCGGTACCCGCTGCGGCCGTGGAATCGCCGAGGCAACCATGATCGAGGCCGACCGATAGGCTGTCGCCACCGAAATCAGGTTTGCGGCTGGGCCACTCCAGGCGCTCGCGGCGAGCATGGGCCCAGACGCTGAGCCCACGTATATGCTCGCGGAATTGGACTCCGGATGAAATAACGCGTACTCGGGAATCAACCTTGCCCCTTATCCAACAGGCTATTCACTATGTCATTCACCGGATCTTCTAGGCAGCTGACTTTTCCGAGGACGGTATCCTGCTCTGATCGCGTGCATCGGGTGAAGTGGTGGAAGTCATTGCCGGGCATTTGAATACAACTGCCATTTTCGGCATCCCACATACAGGACGGTGTCGCGGGCTCTGCGATAGCTGTGCCAGGGGCAACCGAGATGGCCACCGCCGCCAGCAACGCGCCCAACATAAGGCGCTTATTCATTAGGATTTCCTTTCTTTCTCAGGGCAATACCGGCAAGTGGAGAGGAACCATAACGGGTGCGCGCGACGGCAGAGAGGCAGCCTGCGGACTCGTTACCCGCCGAGTGTGATCAGCCCAGCCGCTCGTACTCACAACACCGACGCGGCTGGGCTGTCACGATTTACCACTCGCCTCAGGGCAGCAGCGGCATGTGGATCGGCATCATTGGTGTCACCGGAGCAACATGCACCGGAGCGGTTGGGGCCACATATGTGCTGGCACCGGGACCGCTGACGGTGGTGGCACCCGGCGGGTCGTTCACCGTGGTGTTGCTCGTGGTGATATCAACTTGCCCGCCGCCGGTCGCGGTGGCGTGGCTATTGGTGATGTAGCCACCCGGAATGTTCTGGCCTTCCACCTTGGCCGTCGACCCTTGGAACGTGTTGGGGTCTTCACCGCTGGCATTGGCCGAGCTGTTGGTGGCGAACTCCACCAACGCACCACCCGACGCGCCTGTGTTCGACGCCGACGCGGTGCTATTGGCCGCATCCACCACACCAGCGGGCGTGAGCTGCACGTTGGTGTTCTGTGTGGCGGTCGCGTGGTCACCCGTCACATTGACGAGGCTGTACCCATCGTTGCCGACCGTCGCAATGGCACCACCGCTAGCGTTGGCGGTGTTGAAATCCACCGACTTGGTGCTCGGGCCGGGATCGTTAACAACACCCGCCGTAGAAGGCTCGCCGTGGAATTGCCCGGTCGCCGTAGCGGAGTTGCCGATCAAGTTCCCCGAGTTGTCATTCACGACTTCCGTGACTCCACCGTTGTTGGCGTTCGCGCTGTTAGCAGTGGTGGCACCGCCAGCCGCGCCGATGATCACCGATTCCGTCGGGTTGGCGGTGTTGTTGGTAGCAACTGCATTGTTGAACGTGACAGGACCGCTGCCACCCTCGCCAGCCACTGCCGCCACCGTCGGGGCACCGTCAGTGCTCGTCGCCTTGGCCGTATCGAACGCCACCCTGCCCGTTCCGCCGTCATTGAGAACCGCGGCGACAGCACCAGCACCGTTGGCTGTCGCAGCATCATTGGTGACGGTGTTAGGGCTGGAACCATTGACAGTGCCAACCTCCGCGGTCCCACCGTTGTATGCGGTGGCTGTGCTGTTCACCGCACCACCCAAAGTCGTGCCGTTCACGGTGCCGCCGACCGCTGCGGTGCTGTTCGCGCCTTGAGCGTAGGCAATGTCGTTCTTGTCACCGGGCGCATTGTCGGTAGCAGTGATAGTAGAACCAGCTGAGTTAGGGCCAACCGCCGTGGCCAGGTCGTTCTGCGTACCTGATGCCACATTGGGCTGATTATTGGCCCCTGTGAATGTGTCAATGATCGTGCGACCGTCATACGACACATCGATGGAATCCCCCCAGGCGGTACCCGCTGCGGCTATCGGTATCGCCGCGCCGGCCAGGAAAGTACCTACGGCCATGACGCGACGACGGCGTGATTTGTTGCTCATTGGTAATCCTCACTCTCGTTGTGTTTTTGTGTGCGGGCGGTGGCCCACAGTTGAAGTTGCAGCGATGCACCCCCTTTCGCCGTTGGAGCGGTGATCGGCGCGGTCAGGCCCAGCTGGATCCGACCGCGCAATCGGTGTCGAACATGTTGGAACCGGCGGTTCGCACCTTGGAGCCATGGGTGTTGGCCTGCTGGTAGATCACCTGGAAGTTGCGGCCCAACTCGGTGATGAACTGCTGGCATGCCGTCGAGCCGGCGCCACCCCAAAAGTCGCCGGCGGCAAGCACATCGCGCACGATGGCTTGATGCTCGGCCTCCATTGCCAGGGCTTGGGCGCGGATCAGCGCGCCGTGGGCGTCGACGTCGCCGAACTGGTAGTTAATCGTCATCAGTGTCTCCTCACGTGAAAATGTTTGTTCTGCAGTGGCTTAGCTGTTCAGGAGCTGCCGGGAGGCCTGCTCTTGGGCTTCGTAGTTGTTGGCGTCGCGGATCAGCCCGTCACGCACACCCTGCAGCATGTTCACGATGTTGCGGAACGCCTGATTCATCTGGCCCATGGTGTCGTAGGAGCTCATCTGGGCGGTGCCGCTCCAGCCGGCACCGGCGATGTTTTGCGAGGATGCCCACATCTGGCGGGCCTCGTCCTCCACGGTTTGGGCGTGCACGTCGAAACGGCCTGCCATCGCCCGCATTTGATCAGGATCGGTCATAAAACGCGTAGGCACTTCAATGTCTCCTTACGTGCGGTCATCCGAAAGCTGGGGTCGCTGCGGAAACAGCCCGTAGTCGAGATAAGCCCTGCTCTTATCCAAGAGGTTGTTCAACGGGCCGTCTTCGAGGCAGACCGGGATGAGAAGGCCCTCAGTTCGCCAACACCGGGTGAAATGATGGAAGTCGTTAAGAGGCGTTTGGAGACAATTGCCGCCGCCGTCGTCGTAGGCGCCTGGTGGGCAGTCGGGGCTTGCTATAGCGCTGGGATGGGCTGTGACCGAGATGGCCGCACCCGCCAGCAACGCTCCCAACCCAAGTCGTACCGGGCGCGTAGTTAATGTCACTTTCTGTTCCTTTGGCCCGTGGTGGCGTAAGAGCTCATGTGGGCGGTGCCGCTCCAGCCGGCACCGGCGATGTTTTGCGAGGATGCCCACATCTGGCGGGCCTCGTCCTCTACGGTTTGGGCGTGCACGTCGAACGGCCTGCCATCGCCCGCATTTGATCAGGATCGGTCATAAAACGCGTAGGCACTTGCATGTCTCCTTACTTCAATTTGTTCTGATTGGCTTGTCTTAAAGCAGTGGGGCGGGACGCCTTCCCCTGCGCTCGCTACCCGGCGGGTTTTTAAAAGCCAGGCGTATGTCGGCCAGGCTGATTGTCCGGTTGCCCGGCTTGTTCCAGTCGATCCGGTGGGGCAGAGGCGCAGCCGGCACATACGTGTAGCGCCACCACGCGACCCTCCAACGCCACCGCGCGCGAAGTTCTCGCTGGACCGCGATGACCGGCGACACCACCGTGCGCAGGGCAATGCCCTCTGTCGTGGTCCACACAAATTTCACGCCGTTGGCGATCGACACCACGATGTGTACCGCCGCCTTGGACGCCCACGCCACGCAGGCGGTAAGCCGTGCCGCGAGCGTGGCCAACGCGGCGCGCAGCGTCGAGAGCCACGGCTTTACTCGCGCGGCAACGGATCCATATCGGCCTCGGTGCGCAAAATGAGTCCAGTGCTTACGCAGCTGTGAGATCACGGGCGCCATATCAGCGTCGGCTGATAGCAAGGAATTGCTCATCACAACCACCTCTCTAAAACGTGAAGTGCTGTGTCACAAGCGCAGTGGCAGCCACCGCCGTAACCGTCGGCCTTAATCGCGCATACCATGGCCGTTGGCACACGTTCAGGCCCAGCTGGATCCGACCGCGCAATCGGTGTCGAACATGTTGGAACCGGCGGTTCGCACCTTAGAGCCATGGGTGTTGGCCTGCTGGTAGATCACCTGGAAGTTGCGGCCCAACTCGGTGATGAACTGCTGACACGCCGCCGAGCCGGCGCCACCCCAAAAGTCGCCGGCGGCAAGCACATCGCGCACGATGGCCTGATGCTCGGCCTCCATTGCCAGGGCTTGGGCGCGGATCAACGCACCGTGGGCGTCGACGTCACCGAACTGGTAGTTAATCGTCATCAGTGTTTCTCCTAACGTGGAAGTGGTTGCGCTGCAGCTGTCTTAGCTGCTCAGGAGCTGCCGGGAGGCCTGCTCTTGGGCTTCGTAGTTGTTGGCGTCGCGGATCAGCCCGTCGCGCACACCCTGCAGCATGTTCACGATGTTGCGGAACGCCTGATTCATCTGGCCCATGGTGTCGTAGGAGCTCATCTGGGCGGTTCCGCTCCAGCCGGCACCGGCGATGTTTTGCGAGGATGCCCACATCTGGCGGGCCTCGTCCTCTACGGTTTGGGCGTGCACGTCGAAACGGCCTGCCATCGCCCGCATTTGATCAGGATCGGTCATAAAACGCGTAGGCACTTCAATGTCTCCTTAGTGGGATTGATCGGAAAAATGTGGTCGCTGCATCTCGAAAGGAAATGAATGGCCCTCCTTCCCGTCACACGTCGGCCAGCGCGTCAACCGGCGCATGTCCGTTGGTCGGCAGCTGCGCATGTCCGTTGGTGGGCAGGTACACGATGGCCGGCCGATATCCGGGAACCGCTGGCGGAAGTCCGGCAGCAGGAGTTGGCGGAGATTCCGGCAGCGGGGGGTATCCGGCGGCCGGTGGCCGCGCCACCACGCTGCTAGCGCGCGCCCCGTATTTAGACCCGCCGGTACCCCCTGCGCCCGCGGCCGCGGCCCGCGGCAGCCCCCCGAACAGCATGGGGTAGCCTGATCCGGCGCCAAACTCGGTGGCCGCCAACGCCGACGGCGACGCCAACGGCACACCGCCCAGCATCGGCGCGGGAACCGTTGTGGCCGCGGTCCAGCTCTGCGGCACCGAAAGCGCCCCCAGCGAGTTGGCCTGACCCATCCCTGCGGCCACTGCCGGGGCCGCCGACGGCCCGAGCCCACCTAGTCGGGGCAGCATCAGTTGCAACGGCTTGGCAGCATTGGCGCCAATACCGCCGACTATCGGCGCCGCCACGCCCGTGTGTGCCATCTGCCAGAACGTGCCCATCATCTGGGTGGGCAGCATCAAGCCGTAGGTGGCCGGATAAATCAACAGGGAAAGAGTCGCGGGGTTCGCCCATTGCAGCAGCAGGGACTGCGCCATAGACGACGAAAGCAGGCCGCCCAATACCCCGGTCCCCGACGAGCTCGACGCCGCGGGTGATGCCGCTGACTGCAAAGCCTGGGGCACCGCGGAGAGCACCTGCGAGCCCATCGCGATGGTCTGCGCATGGGTGCCGGCGGCGCCGACGGCGGCTCCTGCCGCCGCGGCGTGCTGGGCGGCCAGCCCACCCAGGTTGGTGTTCTGCGTCGCCGGCAGCCACGGCGTCACCTTCGCTGTGATTGCCGCCGATGTCGCGGCGTAGGTGAACATCGCCGCGGCGTCCTGGGCCCACATTTCCATGTAGTGGGCCTCTGTGGCCATGATCGCCGGGGTGTTTTGCCCGAGGAAGTTCGTCGCCACCAACGCCATCAACAGGGCACGGTTGGCGGCGATCACCGGCGGGGGCACCGTTGCCGCATGCGCCGCCTCAAACGCAGACGCGGCCATCATGGCGTGGCCGCCGGTCTCTGCAGCCTGCGCCGCGGTGGCGTGCATCCACCCGACATAGATGGCGGCCGCGCCCGCCATCGCTATCGACGACGGGCCCAGCCACGGCCCGGCGGTAAGCCCCGAGACCACCGACTGATACGAGCTGGCCGCCATCTCCAACTCGGCGGCCAACCCATTCCAGGCGGCCGCGGCGGCGAGCATCGACCCCGAGCCCTGACCGGCATACATCCGCGCGGAGTTGAACTCCGGCGGAAACATCATCCAGTCCATCGCTAAAACCGCTTCTCGTTAGCCGGTCGCGTTAGCGACGTCGGTGGCCGCATAGGAGGTGGCGCTGGTTCCCAGCGTGGTGACGAACATCTGGTGAATCGCCGCCGCCTGTGCGCTGACGGCCTGATACATCTGGGCGTGCGCGACGAACTGCGTCGCGGTCAGCGCCGAGACCTCATCGGCAGCCGCGGGAACCACCCCCGTGGTCGGGGCTGCCACCGCGGCATTACTGGCCGCCATCTGTGCACCGACGCCCTGCAAATCCAGGGCCGCCGCCGTCATCATTTCTGGGTGCGTGGTCACAAACGACATGTGCTTTCCTCCTCACTGACCCGCTCACTAGGACATTCATTGCGATAGGCGAGCCAAGCCCGGCCGCGGTTTGCGCGACCGGGCCCGCTCGTAATCGCCAAGGCAGACGTCTGCGTCCCAAAAGTCCGGGGAACCATCCCCGGCTTGCCCGACAGGTCGTGGACCTGCGCTGCCATGGCGCTCGTCACCCGATTGATGACGGCATGCGCAGAAAATTGCGCCACCGTCAACACCGGCACCTCATTTGCCGCCGCCCGAATGGCCTCCGTCGTCGATGCTGTTGTAGACGAATTCCGGCTAGCAATCGCGCATGCAGTACGAAGCAAATTGCTTCTGCGCATCGACAGACTCTCCAGAACGACAGCTCGAGACGGCATTGGCTCACTCCTTCAAAGGATCAACAGCAATCGGCATTACTGAGTTGTTCCCCTTATCCAGGTTTTATCCGAAGTCGCAGCATCGGTCGGCTGCGCCAGACCGGCGAACCGAAATTGGCTGGGCCGGCCGCGAGGATGGCATGCCCGAGCACCCTGATACCTCTCGCTGACCTGCGAGGCAGGCAGCTTGCCATCGCCATCCTCAGCATCAGCCGCCCATCGGCAGCGGTCGCTGCTACGGTCGTCGCGTTTGTTCTGGCTCACATCCGCCTCCAGTCATTAGGCGACCTGTTCAGTCTGAATGGCGGAATGCTAGATCCCGGAATACGGATATGTCAACACGGTAAAGAGCCGCTGTAACAGGAGTCGCAAAGTTTCCGCAGCCAATAAGCGGAGCAAACGCTATAGCAAAACGAACATCGATTAGTACCGATGTGAGTTACTGGTCCATTATCGTGTAATTTTGTGATTGATCAGGTACGGCAATCGTTTGCAACAAATAA encodes:
- a CDS encoding PPE domain-containing protein — its product is MIPEYALFHPESNSASIYVGSASGPMLAASAWSGPAANLISVATAYRSASIMVASAIPRPQRVPPGRTPICRV
- a CDS encoding WXG100 family type VII secretion target — protein: MTINYQFGDVDAHGALIRAQALAMEAEHQAIVRDVLAAGDFWGGAGSTACQQFITELGRNFQVIYQQANTHGSKVRTAGSNMFDTDCAVGSSWA
- a CDS encoding WXG100 family type VII secretion target; protein product: MPTRFMTDPDQMRAMAGRFDVHAQTVEDEARQMWASSQNIAGAGWSGTAQMSSYDTMGQMNQAFRNIVNMLQGVRDGLIRDANNYEAQEQASRQLLNS
- a CDS encoding WXG100 family type VII secretion target, with translation MTINYQFGDVDAHGALIRAQALAMEAEHQAIVRDVLAAGDFWGGAGSAACQQFITELGRNFQVIYQQANTHGSKVRTAGSNMFDTDCAVGSSWA
- a CDS encoding WXG100 family type VII secretion target, with product MPTRFMTDPDQMRAMAGRFDVHAQTVEDEARQMWASSQNIAGAGWSGTAQMSSYDTMGQMNQAFRNIVNMLQGVRDGLIRDANNYEAQEQASRQLLSS
- a CDS encoding PPE family protein: MDWMMFPPEFNSARMYAGQGSGSMLAAAAAWNGLAAELEMAASSYQSVVSGLTAGPWLGPSSIAMAGAAAIYVGWMHATAAQAAETGGHAMMAASAFEAAHAATVPPPVIAANRALLMALVATNFLGQNTPAIMATEAHYMEMWAQDAAAMFTYAATSAAITAKVTPWLPATQNTNLGGLAAQHAAAAGAAVGAAGTHAQTIAMGSQVLSAVPQALQSAASPAASSSSGTGVLGGLLSSSMAQSLLLQWANPATLSLLIYPATYGLMLPTQMMGTFWQMAHTGVAAPIVGGIGANAAKPLQLMLPRLGGLGPSAAPAVAAGMGQANSLGALSVPQSWTAATTVPAPMLGGVPLASPSALAATEFGAGSGYPMLFGGLPRAAAAGAGGTGGSKYGARASSVVARPPAAGYPPLPESPPTPAAGLPPAVPGYRPAIVYLPTNGHAQLPTNGHAPVDALADV
- a CDS encoding PE family protein, with the protein product MSFVTTHPEMMTAAALDLQGVGAQMAASNAAVAAPTTGVVPAAADEVSALTATQFVAHAQMYQAVSAQAAAIHQMFVTTLGTSATSYAATDVANATG
- a CDS encoding PE family protein, producing MPSRAVVLESLSMRRSNLLRTACAIASRNSSTTASTTEAIRAAANEVPVLTVAQFSAHAVINRVTSAMAAQVHDLSGKPGMVPRTFGTQTSALAITSGPGRANRGRAWLAYRNECPSERVSEEESTCRL